Proteins encoded by one window of Xanthomonas sp. DAR 80977:
- a CDS encoding OmpA family protein has translation MTTTQSRFLLSRAVVAALLFGACVGGNAQTRLLPQQQRISDEAIAADLHGYQSVQDRIQALNDGGRPVRDYALSKAQCWLDVSFHEYTRNDRSAFPQGALSESEKLVQLMEQRAATIPTETPLVNDAKYLRDDLWQRLRALHGNAGFSCAQQAAACGEVELVHAGNEFNQQQWRHAKPYIQIAEDLVNDAEALARQCGGPERPDTPAAAPIPLVANVLFEFDRDRYQDIRTHSLESLDRALARIAEEKLTLQQVELVGHADRMDGRGHDDNQRLSERRARTVRELLIGRGVPADRIRYAYRGDSQQVQQCAGVTPRAALLECLLPNRRVEVRLVVGRGD, from the coding sequence ATGACCACGACCCAATCCCGCTTCCTCCTGTCCCGCGCCGTCGTTGCCGCCTTGCTGTTCGGCGCCTGTGTCGGCGGCAACGCGCAGACCCGCCTGCTGCCGCAGCAGCAGCGCATCAGCGACGAGGCCATCGCCGCCGACCTGCACGGCTACCAGTCGGTGCAGGACCGCATCCAGGCGCTCAACGATGGTGGCCGCCCGGTACGCGACTACGCGCTGTCCAAGGCGCAGTGCTGGCTCGACGTGTCCTTCCACGAGTACACCCGCAACGACCGCAGCGCGTTCCCGCAGGGCGCGCTGAGCGAGTCGGAAAAACTGGTGCAACTGATGGAACAGCGCGCCGCGACGATCCCGACCGAGACGCCGCTGGTCAACGACGCCAAGTACCTGCGCGACGACCTGTGGCAGCGCCTGCGCGCGCTGCACGGCAACGCCGGTTTCAGCTGCGCGCAGCAGGCGGCGGCCTGCGGCGAGGTGGAACTGGTGCACGCCGGCAACGAGTTCAACCAGCAGCAGTGGCGCCACGCCAAGCCGTACATCCAGATCGCCGAGGACCTGGTCAACGACGCCGAGGCGCTGGCGCGGCAGTGCGGCGGGCCGGAGCGGCCGGACACGCCGGCCGCGGCGCCGATCCCGCTGGTGGCCAACGTGCTGTTCGAGTTCGACCGCGACCGCTACCAGGACATCCGCACCCATTCGCTGGAAAGCCTGGACCGCGCGCTGGCGCGCATCGCCGAGGAGAAGCTGACCCTGCAGCAGGTGGAGCTGGTCGGCCATGCCGACCGCATGGACGGCCGCGGCCACGACGACAACCAGCGCCTGTCCGAGCGCCGCGCGCGCACCGTGCGCGAGCTGCTGATCGGCCGCGGCGTTCCCGCCGACCGCATCCGCTACGCGTACCGCGGCGACAGCCAGCAGGTGCAGCAGTGCGCCGGCGTGACCCCGCGCGCGGCGCTGCTGGAATGCCTGCTGCCGAACCGCCGCGTGGAAGTGCGGCTGGTGGTCGGCCGCGGCGACTGA
- a CDS encoding lipo-like protein, with translation MLSLPRLLGRHLAKFLSKPRRHRSELPTSPPQLLQAALRKGDVLLVEGNSRFSTAIKYLSQSTWSHAALYIGDHLGPAGDADAPTFCDVDINVGVRLVGLSEFAGLHTRICRPVGLGADEIEAVVDYMVSRVGNSYDLKNIFDLARYLIRTPPLPSSVKRRFLELGSGEPTKAICSTLLAQAFGAIRYPILPEIGSVPVPDAQDAEILHNRHHSLYLPRDFDVSPFFNVVKPRLQSGFDFHRLVWHGDAGAASAERQHVAQVA, from the coding sequence ATGTTGTCCTTGCCACGCCTGCTGGGTCGTCACCTGGCCAAGTTCCTGTCCAAGCCGCGGCGGCACCGCTCGGAACTGCCGACCAGCCCGCCGCAGCTGCTGCAGGCGGCCCTGCGCAAGGGCGACGTGCTGCTGGTGGAAGGCAACAGCCGCTTCTCCACCGCGATCAAGTACCTGAGCCAATCCACCTGGTCGCACGCGGCGCTGTACATCGGCGACCACCTGGGGCCGGCCGGCGACGCGGACGCGCCGACCTTCTGCGACGTGGACATCAACGTCGGCGTGCGCCTGGTCGGGCTGAGCGAATTCGCCGGCCTGCACACGCGCATCTGCCGTCCGGTGGGGCTGGGCGCCGACGAGATCGAGGCGGTGGTCGACTACATGGTCAGCCGCGTAGGCAATAGCTACGACCTGAAGAACATCTTCGACCTGGCGCGCTACCTGATCCGCACCCCGCCGCTGCCGTCGTCGGTGAAGCGCCGTTTCCTGGAACTGGGCAGCGGCGAGCCGACCAAGGCGATCTGCTCGACCCTGCTGGCGCAGGCCTTCGGCGCCATCCGCTATCCGATCCTGCCGGAGATCGGCAGCGTGCCGGTGCCCGACGCGCAGGATGCGGAGATCCTGCACAACCGCCATCACAGCCTGTACCTGCCGCGCGACTTCGACGTCTCGCCGTTTTTCAACGTGGTCAAGCCGCGCCTGCAGTCCGGGTTCGATTTCCACCGGCTGGTGTGGCACGGCGATGCCGGCGCAGCGAGCGCGGAGCGCCAGCACGTGGCCCAGGTCGCCTGA
- a CDS encoding methyl-accepting chemotaxis protein, with protein sequence MRRRVANLPMARKFVVLCTLLAIGVILLAVAAARLQYLDLVAARKQTVKTQIDMGMSVIEHYAAMAKRGELTEAQAQEAAKSALADMKTNGGVDYFFMLDPQMRIVMHPKRKVGTDMSDYKSDAGEYVYRDIRTAVTSGDGFSYYSAPKPGKKEQLPKISYAKLYPQWNWVLVMGVYAEDIQVEALGFTKILTLIGAALVGLVVGLCWLIASAIVTPLRAATRTAEAIASGRFDNAIKVESRDETGQLMTSMQQMQTQLQRFNGEMQTLVRLQQGDDISHRMPEDFPGDYGTLARGMNTALFEHLDAIIEAMAIMGEYGRGDLRRDMRRLPGQRAALHEALDAVKANLSAINSDIARLADAAARGDFSARGEEARYQFAFKEMVEALNRLMRQADSGLADVGRIMGAIADGDLSQRVDASYEGAFGQLADAANRTAAQLTTIVQGIQRSAESINTAAGEIASGNSDLSVRTEQQAASLEETAASMEELTSTVKQNADSARQANQLVLGAGEVAESGGRVVEDVVTTMASISAASARIADIIGVIDGIAFQTNILALNAAVEAARAGEQGRGFAVVASEVRSLAQRSAAAAKEIKTLISDSVQEVEQGSALVARAGTTMAEVVTSVKRVTDIMAEISAASAEQSSGIEQVSKTVMQLDETTQQNAALVEEATAAAKSMEDQASDLTRAVAVFRLAGGAQPVAAAVSRPLLAKAAVRPVAAARAPAKKAPTPAARPLARGKSGALAESAEWEEF encoded by the coding sequence CTGCGCCGCCGCGTCGCCAACCTGCCGATGGCACGCAAGTTCGTCGTGCTGTGCACCTTGCTGGCCATCGGCGTGATCCTGCTCGCGGTCGCCGCCGCGCGCCTGCAATACCTGGACCTGGTGGCTGCGCGCAAGCAGACCGTGAAGACCCAGATCGACATGGGCATGAGCGTCATCGAACACTATGCCGCCATGGCCAAGCGCGGCGAGCTCACCGAGGCGCAAGCCCAGGAAGCGGCCAAGTCGGCGCTGGCCGACATGAAGACCAACGGCGGCGTGGATTACTTCTTCATGCTCGACCCGCAGATGCGCATCGTGATGCATCCCAAGCGCAAGGTCGGCACCGACATGAGCGACTACAAGAGCGATGCCGGCGAATACGTGTACCGCGACATCCGCACCGCGGTGACCAGCGGCGACGGCTTCAGCTACTACAGCGCGCCCAAGCCGGGCAAGAAGGAACAGCTGCCGAAGATCAGCTACGCCAAGCTGTACCCGCAGTGGAACTGGGTGCTGGTGATGGGCGTGTACGCCGAGGACATCCAGGTCGAGGCGCTGGGCTTCACCAAGATCCTGACCCTGATCGGCGCGGCCCTGGTCGGCCTGGTGGTCGGGCTGTGCTGGCTGATCGCCAGCGCCATCGTCACCCCGCTGCGCGCGGCCACGCGCACCGCCGAGGCGATCGCCTCGGGCCGCTTCGACAACGCCATCAAGGTGGAGTCGCGCGACGAGACCGGGCAGCTGATGACCAGCATGCAGCAGATGCAGACCCAGTTGCAGCGCTTCAACGGCGAGATGCAGACGCTGGTGCGGCTGCAGCAGGGCGACGACATCAGCCACCGCATGCCGGAGGATTTCCCGGGCGATTACGGCACCCTGGCGCGCGGCATGAACACCGCGCTGTTCGAGCACCTGGACGCGATCATCGAGGCGATGGCGATCATGGGCGAATACGGCCGCGGCGACCTGCGCCGCGACATGCGCCGCCTGCCCGGGCAGCGCGCCGCGCTGCACGAGGCGCTGGATGCGGTGAAGGCCAACCTGTCGGCGATCAACAGCGACATCGCGCGCCTGGCCGATGCGGCGGCGCGCGGCGATTTCTCCGCGCGCGGCGAAGAGGCGCGCTACCAGTTCGCGTTCAAGGAAATGGTGGAAGCGCTGAACCGGCTGATGCGGCAGGCCGACAGCGGCCTGGCCGACGTGGGCCGGATCATGGGCGCGATCGCCGACGGCGACCTGTCGCAGCGCGTGGACGCAAGCTACGAGGGCGCCTTCGGCCAGCTGGCCGACGCCGCCAACCGCACCGCCGCGCAGCTGACCACGATCGTGCAGGGCATCCAGCGTTCGGCCGAGTCGATCAACACCGCCGCCGGCGAGATCGCCAGCGGCAACAGCGATTTGTCCGTGCGCACCGAGCAGCAGGCGGCGAGCCTGGAAGAGACCGCCGCGTCGATGGAAGAACTGACCTCCACGGTCAAGCAGAACGCCGACAGCGCGCGCCAGGCCAACCAGCTGGTGCTGGGCGCCGGCGAAGTGGCCGAGAGCGGCGGCCGCGTGGTCGAGGACGTGGTCACCACGATGGCCTCGATCAGCGCCGCGTCGGCGCGCATCGCCGACATCATCGGCGTGATCGACGGCATCGCGTTCCAGACCAACATCCTCGCGCTCAACGCCGCGGTGGAAGCCGCGCGCGCCGGCGAGCAGGGCCGCGGTTTCGCCGTGGTCGCCTCGGAAGTGCGCTCGCTGGCGCAGCGTTCGGCGGCGGCGGCCAAGGAGATCAAGACGCTGATCTCCGACTCGGTGCAGGAAGTGGAGCAGGGCTCGGCGCTGGTCGCGCGCGCCGGCACCACCATGGCCGAGGTGGTGACCTCGGTGAAGCGGGTCACCGACATCATGGCCGAGATCTCCGCGGCCAGCGCCGAGCAGAGTTCGGGCATCGAGCAGGTCAGCAAGACGGTGATGCAGCTGGACGAGACCACGCAGCAGAACGCGGCGCTGGTGGAGGAAGCCACCGCGGCGGCGAAGAGCATGGAAGACCAGGCCTCGGACCTGACCCGCGCGGTGGCGGTGTTCCGCCTCGCCGGCGGTGCGCAGCCGGTCGCGGCGGCCGTGTCGCGGCCGCTGCTGGCCAAGGCCGCGGTGCGCCCGGTCGCCGCCGCACGTGCGCCGGCCAAGAAGGCGCCGACGCCGGCCGCGCGGCCGCTCGCGCGCGGCAAGTCCGGCGCGCTGGCGGAAAGCGCGGAGTGGGAAGAGTTCTGA
- a CDS encoding SOS response-associated peptidase — protein MRRFVQAFGIEDALPAQLDASLRATLAAYPDHYNLGKGDIATAILCRDGAAQVERLQWGIVPRWSKTADTPYTTVTARLERAARSRIFAAPWKSQHCVIPLSGYYKWDRSRKPAQPYYIHHAEGEVLLAAGLWERWERGEPALLSFSVLTHANPAIPAPLTADGPIFLGGDRWRSWLRGPRLFPTAFLARAPQPTLAAYPVSPAYQRRERNDYTLLEPVNAAAAWQGDGADAEEDEDDDGA, from the coding sequence ATGAGACGTTTCGTACAGGCCTTCGGCATCGAGGACGCCCTGCCCGCGCAGTTGGACGCGTCGCTGCGTGCGACACTTGCGGCGTACCCGGACCACTACAACCTGGGCAAGGGCGACATCGCCACGGCGATCCTGTGCCGCGACGGCGCCGCGCAGGTGGAGCGCCTGCAATGGGGCATCGTGCCGCGCTGGTCGAAGACCGCGGACACGCCCTACACCACCGTCACCGCGCGGCTGGAACGCGCCGCGCGCAGCCGCATCTTCGCCGCGCCGTGGAAGAGCCAGCACTGCGTGATCCCGCTGTCCGGCTACTACAAGTGGGACCGCAGCCGCAAACCGGCGCAGCCCTATTACATCCACCATGCAGAGGGCGAGGTGCTGCTGGCGGCGGGGCTGTGGGAACGCTGGGAACGCGGCGAACCGGCGCTGCTCAGCTTCAGCGTGCTGACCCATGCCAACCCGGCGATTCCCGCGCCGCTGACCGCGGACGGACCGATCTTCCTCGGCGGCGACCGCTGGCGCAGCTGGCTGCGCGGGCCGCGCCTGTTCCCCACCGCGTTCCTGGCACGCGCGCCGCAGCCGACGCTGGCGGCCTATCCGGTGTCGCCGGCCTACCAGCGCCGCGAGCGCAACGACTACACCTTGCTGGAGCCGGTGAATGCCGCCGCCGCATGGCAAGGCGATGGCGCCGATGCGGAAGAAGACGAGGACGACGACGGCGCGTGA
- a CDS encoding DUF6766 family protein, with amino-acid sequence MFWKRNGLSLVLLGLTLLFMAGQALSGHLAYNDELRQQGLAPLMFWDYLHSGHFVGALFENWESEFLQMGMYVVLTVKLRQWGSAESRPLSPEQEDDSVAPGTPPWPVRAGGIWLWLYERSLALAFGLLFLTSFVLHALGSWRHELAERAMQRLPGISLFEHATGAQFWFESMQNWQSEFLAVFALVVLTIWLRQKDSPQSKPVHAPHTQTGD; translated from the coding sequence ATGTTCTGGAAACGCAATGGCCTGTCGCTGGTGCTGTTGGGGCTGACCCTGCTGTTCATGGCCGGCCAGGCGCTCAGCGGCCATCTCGCCTACAACGACGAACTGCGCCAGCAGGGACTGGCGCCGCTGATGTTCTGGGACTACCTGCACAGCGGCCATTTCGTCGGTGCGCTGTTCGAGAACTGGGAAAGCGAATTCCTGCAGATGGGCATGTATGTGGTGCTGACGGTGAAGCTGCGGCAGTGGGGCTCGGCCGAATCGCGGCCGCTGTCGCCCGAGCAGGAAGACGACAGCGTCGCGCCTGGCACGCCGCCGTGGCCGGTGCGTGCCGGCGGCATCTGGCTGTGGCTGTACGAACGCTCGCTGGCCCTGGCGTTCGGCCTGCTGTTCCTGACCAGCTTCGTGCTGCATGCGCTGGGCAGCTGGCGGCACGAACTGGCCGAGCGGGCGATGCAACGGCTGCCGGGGATCTCGCTTTTCGAGCACGCGACCGGCGCGCAGTTCTGGTTCGAGTCGATGCAGAACTGGCAGAGCGAGTTCCTGGCCGTGTTCGCGCTGGTGGTGCTGACCATCTGGCTGCGGCAGAAGGATTCGCCGCAATCCAAACCGGTGCATGCACCGCACACGCAGACCGGCGATTGA
- a CDS encoding manganese catalase family protein, with amino-acid sequence MFMHNKRLMYTVRVARPNPALASLMLEQFGGPQGELAAAMRYFTQAIGEVDPGRKDLLYDIATEELSHLEIIGSIIAMLNQGPKAVLSEGMAEVEDMRDLTMNNNTSQTQQILYGGGPALVNSSGVPWNAAYVDSIGEPTADLRSNIAAEARAKIVYERLINVTDDPGIVDALTFLMTREVAHQKSFEKALYAIEPNFPSGKLPGDPAFTDTFYDMSQGDGDVNGPWNSGSQWQKVSDRNRQVAVDGGSGMASVGLSETEESALLALAARTLSQPDSDPTTGADLGAGPGAGSTKGNITL; translated from the coding sequence ATGTTCATGCACAACAAACGGCTGATGTACACGGTTCGCGTGGCCCGGCCCAATCCCGCCCTGGCCTCGCTGATGCTCGAGCAGTTCGGCGGGCCGCAAGGCGAACTGGCCGCGGCCATGCGCTATTTCACCCAGGCCATCGGCGAGGTCGATCCGGGCCGCAAGGACCTGCTCTACGACATCGCCACCGAGGAACTGAGCCACCTGGAGATCATCGGTTCGATCATCGCCATGCTCAACCAGGGACCGAAGGCGGTGTTATCCGAGGGCATGGCCGAGGTCGAGGACATGCGCGACCTGACCATGAACAACAACACCAGCCAGACCCAGCAGATCCTGTATGGCGGCGGCCCGGCGCTGGTCAATTCCAGTGGCGTTCCCTGGAATGCCGCCTATGTGGATTCCATCGGCGAACCCACTGCCGACCTGCGCTCCAACATCGCCGCCGAGGCGCGCGCGAAGATCGTCTACGAGCGCCTGATCAACGTCACCGACGATCCGGGCATCGTCGATGCGCTGACCTTCCTGATGACGCGCGAAGTGGCGCACCAGAAGTCGTTCGAGAAGGCGCTGTACGCGATCGAGCCGAACTTCCCGTCGGGCAAGCTGCCGGGCGATCCGGCGTTCACCGACACGTTCTACGACATGTCGCAGGGCGACGGCGACGTCAACGGCCCATGGAACAGCGGCAGCCAGTGGCAGAAGGTCTCCGACCGCAACCGCCAGGTGGCGGTGGACGGCGGCAGCGGCATGGCCAGCGTCGGCCTCAGCGAGACCGAGGAAAGCGCGTTGCTGGCGCTGGCGGCACGCACGCTGTCGCAACCGGACAGCGACCCGACCACCGGCGCCGACCTGGGCGCGGGTCCGGGCGCCGGCTCGACCAAGGGCAACATCACGCTGTGA
- a CDS encoding ferritin-like domain-containing protein has product MAIKTIDDLFLHELSDIYSAEKQLTKALPKLARAATNPALRAAFEAHLEETQGQIERIDQIAEKLDLRLKRIKCAAMEGLVEEGKEVIESIEAGPVRDAALTGGAQKVEHYEIASYGTLAAMAKQLGKTDALKLLLETLEEEKSTDEKLTLLAEQGGNQEAAQKRKAA; this is encoded by the coding sequence ATGGCTATCAAGACCATCGACGACCTGTTCCTGCACGAGCTGTCCGACATCTACAGCGCGGAGAAGCAGTTGACCAAGGCGCTGCCGAAACTGGCCCGCGCCGCCACCAATCCGGCCTTGCGCGCGGCCTTCGAAGCGCACCTGGAAGAGACCCAGGGCCAGATCGAACGGATCGACCAGATCGCGGAAAAACTCGACCTGCGCCTGAAGCGGATCAAATGCGCGGCCATGGAAGGCCTGGTGGAAGAAGGCAAGGAAGTGATCGAGTCGATCGAGGCCGGCCCGGTGCGCGATGCGGCGCTGACCGGCGGCGCGCAGAAGGTCGAACACTACGAGATCGCCTCCTACGGCACGCTCGCCGCGATGGCAAAGCAGCTGGGCAAGACCGACGCGCTGAAGCTGCTGCTGGAAACGCTGGAAGAAGAGAAATCCACCGACGAAAAACTGACCCTGCTCGCCGAGCAGGGCGGCAACCAAGAGGCCGCGCAGAAGCGCAAGGCGGCCTGA